In Equus przewalskii isolate Varuska chromosome 15, EquPr2, whole genome shotgun sequence, a single genomic region encodes these proteins:
- the RPL15 gene encoding large ribosomal subunit protein eL15, which translates to MGAYKYIQELWRKKQSDVMRFLLRVRCWQYRQLSALHRAPRPTRPDKARRLGYKAKQGYVIYRIRVRRGGRKRPVPKGATYGKPVHHGVNQLKFARSLQSVAEERAGRHCGALRVLNSYWVGEDSTYKFFEVILIDPFHKAIRRNPDTQWITKPVHKHREMRGLTSAGRKSRGLGKGHKFHHTIGGSRRAAWRRRNTLQLHRYR; encoded by the exons ATGGGCGCTTACAAGTACATCCAGGAGCTATGGAGGAAGAAGCAGTCGGACGTGATGCGATTTCTTCTCAGGGTGCGCTGCTGGCAGTACCGCCAGCTCTCGGCGCTCCACAGGGCGCCCCGCCCCACCCGGCCCGATAAGGCGCGCAGACTGGGCTACAAGGCCAAGCAAG GTTATGTCATATATCGCATTCGTGTGCGCCGTGGTGGCCGCAAACGCCCCGTTCCTAAGGGCGCGACCTACGGCAAGCCTGTGCATCATGGTGTTAACCAGCTCAAGTTTGCTCGAAGCCTTCAGTCTGTTGCCGAG GAACGAGCTGGACGCCACTGTGGGGCTCTGAGAGTTCTGAATTCTTACTGGGTTGGCGAAGATTCCACATACAAATTCTTTGAGGTGATCCTCATTGATCCATTCCATAAGGCTATTAGAAGAAATCCTGATACCCAGTGGATCACCAAACCAGTCCACAAGCACAGGGAAATGAGAGGGCTGACATCTGCAGGCCGCAAGAGCCGTGGCCTTGGAAAGGGCCACAAGTTCCACCACACTATTGGTGGTTCTCGCCGTGCAGCTTGGAGAAGGCGCAATACTCTGCAGCTTCACCGTTACCGCTAA